One region of Labrus mixtus chromosome 1, fLabMix1.1, whole genome shotgun sequence genomic DNA includes:
- the LOC132979362 gene encoding adhesion G-protein coupled receptor G5-like — MENVNKILRNGNRQDTIEAMESLEQVLQATEVNETSSMSLNNVVVFLHRPRGSFAGLQISASDSEATSDKTVTNSRVSVHLPSEINVGLNTVVFLMLTLPGTNKTSEVLFENRLVGLSVSGRNISGLQDRVNITMNMNSAAMNETQKPSCVFLDFSTQNYSTDGCDTMWKPGQSHITCSCDHLTYFGVLLVSADLPPEHLEILSYISLIGCSLSLLVLVLTVLLFMSKRKVRADVSMKVHINLTVALILLNVHFLPSQTVAALSSPGLCLYIALAIHYSLLATFSWMALEGFHLYLLLVRVFNIYMRRYMLKLSVVGWGVPAVIVSLVVVIDRDTYGTVPLDSSKPNSTEICYIVDHTVKMVTTVGVFSLVFLYNLIMLGVTIRRVVSLRRRKQSGHIDHETAKRDICTLLGVTALLGVPWGLVFFSFGYLTVPGLYVFCILNSLQGVFIFIWFLMSLRKIGNSAAKTSSIKTQSSNS; from the exons ATGGAGAATGTCAACAAGATTTTGAGAAATGGAAACCGCCAGGACACCATCGA AGCCATGGAGAGCCTGGAACAGGTTCTACAAGCAACGGAGGTGAACGAGACGTCATCCATGTCTCTCAACAATGTGGTCGTGTTCCTGCACAGACCTAGAGGATCCTTTGCAGGTCTTCAGATTTCTGCGAGTGACAGTGAG GCCACATCAGATAAGACCGTCACCAACAGCAGAGTGAGTGTTCACCTGCCCAGCGAGATTAATGTTGGATTAAACACGGTGGTGTTCTTGATGCTTACGTTGCCTGGAACAAACAAG acCTCGGAGGTTTTATTTGAGAACAGACTGGTTGGCCTGAGTGTGAGTGGAAGGAATATTTCCGGACTGCAGGACCGAGTCAACATCACCATGAATATGAATTCTGCTGCCATGAAT GAGACCCAAAAGCCCAGCTGTGTGTTCTTAGACTTTTCAACACAGA ACTACAGCACAGACGGCTGCGACACCATGTGGAAGCCTGGTCAGAGTCACATCACCTGCTCCTGCGACCACCTCACATACTTCGGCGTGCTCCTG GTGTCAGCTGACCTCCCGCCTGAGCACCTGGAGATCCTGTCGTacatctctctgattggctgcagtcTGTCTCTTCTCGTCCTAGTCCTCACCGTTCTGCTCTTCATGTCTAAAAG GAAAGTCAGAGCAGACGTCTCCATGAAGGTCCACATCAACCTCACTGTTGCTCTGATCCTCCTCAACGTGCACTTCCTGCCCAGCCAGACGGTGGCAGCACTGTCCTCCCCTGGTCTGTGTCTCTACATTGCCCTCGCTATTCATTACTCCCTGCTGGCCACGTTCAGCTGGATGGCCCTGGAGGGGTTTCACCTGTACCTCCTGCTGGTCCGAGTCTTCAACATCTACATGAGGCGATACATGCTCAAGCTCAGCGTGGTGGGATGGG GTGTACCTGCAGTCATCGTGTCCCTGGTGGTCGTCATAGACAGAGACACGTATGGTACTGTCCCTCTGGACTCCTCAAAACCAAACAGCACTGAAAT ATGCTACATAGTCGATCACACGGTGAAGATGGTGACCACAGTGGGAGTGTTCAGCCTGGTTTTCCTCTATAACCTGATCATGTTAGGAGTGACGATCAGACGTGTTGTGAGTCTCCGCAGGAGAAAACAG TCTGGACACATTGACCATGAAACAGCCAAGAGAGACATCTGCACCCTGCTGGGAGTCACCGCTCTGCTCGGCGTCCCCTGGGGTCTGGTCTTCTTCTCTTTTGGTTACCTGACTGTTCCCGGCCTCTACGTCTTCTGCATCCTGAACTCACTGCAAG gtgtcttcatcttcatctggTTCCTGATGTCTTTGAGAAAAATCGGAAACTCAGCTGCAAAAACAAGCAGTATCAAAACACAGAGCTCCAACAGTTAA